The nucleotide window TCATCCACCGCGCGACGCGCTGAAAAAGGGGCCCGGTCTCCCGGGCCCTTTCTTCACATCCGGGCGGCGTCGACGATCGCCTGGGCGAACGGCCGCGGCGCTTCCTGCGGCACGTTGTGGCCGATGCCGTCGAACACGCGGTGTTCGTACTTGCCGGTGAACCTGGCGCGGTAGGCCGCGCCGTCCTTGGCCGCGCCGTCGAAGTCGCTGCCGATCGTGATGGCCGGGACGCCGATGGTCGCGCCGGCGGTCAGTTTCTGTTCGTACGCCTCGTACTGCGGCTCGCCAGGGGCGAGGCTCAGGCGCCAGCGGTAGTTGTGGATGACGATGGCGACGTGGTCCGGGTTGTCGAACGCCGCCGCGCTGCGGTCGTACGTCGCGTCGTCGAACTTCCAGGCCGGGGACGCGGTCTTCCAGATCAGCTTGTTGAAGTCGTGGCGGTTCGCCGCGTAGCCGGCGCGGCCGCGCTCGGTCGCGAAGTAGTACTGGTACCACCAGCCGAGTTCCGCCTGCGGGGCCAGTGGCTTCTGGTTCGCCGCCAGGTTCGTGACGATGTACCCGCTGACCGCGACGATCGCCGTGCAGCGTTCCGGCCACAGCGCGGCGATGATGTCGACGGTCCGGCCGCCCCAGTCGTAGCCGCCGAAGACGGCCTTGTCGATCTTGAGCGCGTCCAGCAGGGCGACGACGTCGAGCGCGACCGCCGTCTGCTGGCCGTTGCGGACGGTCTCGGCGGACTTGAACGCCGTCGGGCCGTAGCCGCGCAGGTAGGGGACGATCACCCGGTGGCCGGCGGCGGCCAGGATCGGTGCGACGTCGACGTAGCTGTACGGGTCGTACGGCCAGCCGTGCAGGAGCACCACCGGCTGCCCGCCGGCCGGCCCGAACTCGTGGTAGGCCATGGTGAGCACGCCGGCGTCGGCGTGCTTGACCGGCCCGAGCGAGGTGTGTTCCCCGGACCCGGCCCGCAGGTCGGGGGCGGGCGCCGCGGCGGGGGCGGTGGCGGAGGTGCCCGACGAGCAGGCCGCCAAGGACGTCGCCGCGAGCCCGGCCGCGACCGTCTGCCCGAACCTTCTCCTGCTGATCATGTGCTGCTCCTGCGCCGAACGTGGGTGGGACTTTCACGACGTTAGGAGCAGGTTGGTGACCCTCGCGCCCGTCAGGTGACGCAGCCGGTGTACGTCACCCTTCGAGGGTCTTGAGCATCCCGGCGAGGTCGGCGCGGGAGCTCACGCCCAGCTTGGGGAAGATCCGGTGCAGGTGGGTGCCGACGGTGCGGTGCGAAAGGTAGAGCCGCTGCCCGATCTCCCGGTTCGTCAGCCCTTCCGCGGCCAGCTGCGCGATGCTCAGCTCGTGCGGGGTCAGCTTGTCGCGAGCGTCCGGGCCGCGGTTCGGGCTCGACTCACCCGCGCTGCGCAGCTCGCGCCGGGCC belongs to Amycolatopsis tolypomycina and includes:
- a CDS encoding alpha/beta fold hydrolase, whose protein sequence is MISRRRFGQTVAAGLAATSLAACSSGTSATAPAAAPAPDLRAGSGEHTSLGPVKHADAGVLTMAYHEFGPAGGQPVVLLHGWPYDPYSYVDVAPILAAAGHRVIVPYLRGYGPTAFKSAETVRNGQQTAVALDVVALLDALKIDKAVFGGYDWGGRTVDIIAALWPERCTAIVAVSGYIVTNLAANQKPLAPQAELGWWYQYYFATERGRAGYAANRHDFNKLIWKTASPAWKFDDATYDRSAAAFDNPDHVAIVIHNYRWRLSLAPGEPQYEAYEQKLTAGATIGVPAITIGSDFDGAAKDGAAYRARFTGKYEHRVFDGIGHNVPQEAPRPFAQAIVDAARM